TACCGCCCCGCGGAACCGCCGCTCGACCTCGGCGCGGTCGCGGACGCGACCCGCGAGGCGTTCGGCGACCCCGGCGCGCGCCTCGCCGTCGAACCCGGCCGCTACGTCGTCGCGGACGCGGGCGTCCTCCTGATGCGCGTCACCGCGGTCACCGAGACGCCCGAGACGACCGTCGTCGGCTGTGACGCCGGCATGACGACGCTGCTCCGCCCCGCGCTGTACGACGCGTACCACCACGTCCGCAGCCTCGCGCCCGACGCCGCCGAGCGCGAGTCGGTCCGCTGTCTCGTCGCGGGGCCGATCTGCGAGACGGCGGACGTGCTCGCCCGCGACCGACCCCTCCCCGCGCCCGCCCGCGGCGACCTCCTCGCCGTCGGGAACGCCGGCGCGTACGCCTACGAGATGGCGAGCCAGTACAACTCGCGTCCCCGCCCCGCCGTCGTCTCCGCGACGGGCGACCCCCTCGTCCGCCGCGAGACGCTCTCCGACCTCACCAGGCTCGAAGTACGACCAGAACAATGATCCCTGTAGCGAAGTACCACGGAACCGGCAACGACTTCATCGTCGTCGACGCGGACCTCTCGGTCCCGAACCGACGGCGATTCGCGACTGACCACTGCGACCGAACCTCCGGCATCGAGGGCCCGGACGGCCCCTCGGGCGCGGACGGCGTGCTCTTTCTCGCGCTCGAACCCGCCTTCGACCCGCCGCGGGTCATCATGACGCTCGTCCAGCCCGACGGCTCGGTCGCCTCGATGTGCGGCAACGGCGCGCGCGTCGCCGCCGCCTGGGCCGCGGACCGCACCGGCCGGGACGAGGTGATGATCGACACCCCGGCCGGGACGCGTCACGCCGTCGTCGGCGACGACGAGGTGACCATCGAGATGGGCCGCCCGACGTTCGACCCGGGGTACGTCCCCGTCGCGCGCGACGAACCGATGGTGGGAGAACCGCTCGCCGGGCTCACGGTCACGGCGGTCAACACGGGCGTCCCCCACGCCGTCGCGTTCGTGGGCGACGTGGACGCGGTCGACCTCGAGGCGGTCGCGCCGGACGTCCGCCACCACGACGTCTTCCCGAAGGGCGCGAACGTCACCGTCGCGTCGGAGCACCCGGACGGCGGCGTCAGTCAGCGCACCTTCGAGCGCGGCGTCGAGCGCGAGACGCGCTCCTGTGGCACCGGCGCGGTGGCCGTCGCGGCCGTCGCGCGCCGCCTGGGCCGCGTCGGCGACGGCCCCCTCACGGTCCGCCCGCCGGGGGGCGACCTCACCGTCTCCTTCGAGGACGGCCGGGCGTACCTCACCGGGCCGGTCGTCCACGAGTTCGACGCGGAACTCTCCGCCGCCCGACCGCGACGCGCCTGAGATCGATGGGCGAGATCGATCCGCTCTCCTTCCACGAGCGCGCCGTCCGGACGCCCTCCCACGAGTCCGTCGACGACATGCGCGACCTGCTGGTCGAGGCGCTCCGCGAGGCGGGGGAGGCACCTCGCGTCGACGCGGCGGGCAACGTGCTCGCGGCGAAGGGCGAGGGGCGTCCGCACCTCGTGCTCAACACGCACCTCGATACCGTCCCGCCGCACGTCCCCTTCGGGCGGAGCGCGGCCGTTCCGGGAGCCGACGCAGGTGGGTCGGGCGAGCGAGGAGCGGGCGGCGACGGCGACGATGGCGGTAGTGGCGATGGTGCGCGTGCGTCGAGCGGGGCGGGCGCGGCGGGCGACGTGGTCCTGGGTCGCGGCGCGTGCGACGCGAAGGGGCCCCTCGCCGCGATGGTCGCCGCGTTCGCGGCCGCGCCACCGGACGGTCCCCGCCTCACGCTCGCGGTGACGCCGGACGAGGAGACCACCTCGGCGGGGGCGGCCGCCCTCGCGCCGACGCTCGACGGCGACCTGTACGTGGTGGGCGAGCCGACCGGCCTCGACGTCTGCACCGCCGCGCGCGGCCGGTTCGAGGGATCGATCTCGATCCGCGGGGTCGCGGCCCACGCCGCCGAACCCGAGACGGGCGTGAACGCGGTGGCGGCCGCCGAGGCGGTCCTCGGCGCGCTCCGGACGTTCGACGGCGCGCGCGGTCCCGACCCGCACCCGGAACTCGGCGCGCCGACGCTCACGCCGACGCGGATCCGGGGCGGCGAGGCGATCAACCAGGTCCCCGATTCGTGTCGCGTGGACGTCGACCGCCGGAGCGTCCCGCCCGAGACCGCGGCGGGGTTCGAGCGCGCGCTGAACGACCACCTCGCGCCCCTCGACGCCGACTGCGAGTTCTCCCTCACCGAGCGGGAGACGCCGTTCCTGGAGGCGTTCGCCACCGACCCGGGGCACCCGCTCGTCGCGGCGCTGCGGGGGGCGGGCGCGGGGGAGGCGCGCCCG
The Halomarina pelagica DNA segment above includes these coding regions:
- a CDS encoding M20/M25/M40 family metallo-hydrolase; the protein is MGEIDPLSFHERAVRTPSHESVDDMRDLLVEALREAGEAPRVDAAGNVLAAKGEGRPHLVLNTHLDTVPPHVPFGRSAAVPGADAGGSGERGAGGDGDDGGSGDGARASSGAGAAGDVVLGRGACDAKGPLAAMVAAFAAAPPDGPRLTLAVTPDEETTSAGAAALAPTLDGDLYVVGEPTGLDVCTAARGRFEGSISIRGVAAHAAEPETGVNAVAAAEAVLGALRTFDGARGPDPHPELGAPTLTPTRIRGGEAINQVPDSCRVDVDRRSVPPETAAGFERALNDHLAPLDADCEFSLTERETPFLEAFATDPGHPLVAALRGAGAGEARPFGAATEASYFAPEPTVVFGPGALADEEGPVAHARREYVRRSEVERAGEILREAVTTLRG
- the dapF gene encoding diaminopimelate epimerase; its protein translation is MIPVAKYHGTGNDFIVVDADLSVPNRRRFATDHCDRTSGIEGPDGPSGADGVLFLALEPAFDPPRVIMTLVQPDGSVASMCGNGARVAAAWAADRTGRDEVMIDTPAGTRHAVVGDDEVTIEMGRPTFDPGYVPVARDEPMVGEPLAGLTVTAVNTGVPHAVAFVGDVDAVDLEAVAPDVRHHDVFPKGANVTVASEHPDGGVSQRTFERGVERETRSCGTGAVAVAAVARRLGRVGDGPLTVRPPGGDLTVSFEDGRAYLTGPVVHEFDAELSAARPRRA